The stretch of DNA ATCCCGAGGTAGCCGATGTTCATCGACGGGCGCAAGAACACTTGCAAGTCCTTATCGTTTTCAACCGTTTGAATTTCGTTCGGATTCAAGCCTTCCATCAAGTCGATTTCGCCGTTCTGCAATGCCGTGAGGCGGGCATGGTTGTCGGAAATGACTTTGTAAATGACAGTGTTAAGTTTCGGATATCCGTCTTTCCAATAATTTTCGTTTTTCTTGATCGTAATCGTATTGTTCGGCTTCCATTCGACAAACTTGAACGGTCCTGTACCGACCGGGTGCTTGCCGAAGTCCTCGCCCCATTTTTCCACGGCTTTCGGGCTGGCGATCGCAAACGGCGACATCGCCAAATCTTTCAAGAACGGCGCCAAAGGACGTTTCAAAGTAAATTTAACCGTGTAGTCGTCGACTGCCTCTACGTTGGCGATGACACTCTTGTCTTTGTAACCGCCGAACATCGAAGGATAATAAGCGAATTTGCCTTCCCCGTTTTTCCAACGCTTAAAGTTGAACACGACAGCGTCGGCGTTAAAGTCGGTTCCATCCTGGAACTTGATGCCTTTCTTCAGATGAAACGTGTACGTCAAACCGTCTTCGGAAATCTTCCAGTCTTTAGCTAAACCGGTATCAACGATTTCTGTGTTTTGTTTGTCGTAATTGAAATTGACAAGCGTTTCGAAAATGTTTTTCGTAACCATGAAAGATTCGCCGTCGGTTGCCTTTGCGGGATCAAGCGTAACCGAGTCGGAGCCGCGTCCAAATACGAGAACGTCTTGAGTGCTTCCTCCATCGCCGCTTCCGGAACCGGAATTGTTGTTGCCTTCCGAGCTCGAATCTCCGGACTGGTCAGATCCGCCGCAGCCGGCGAGCACGAGGGACAACGCCATGAAAATCGTTACAAGTAACCCAAATGCTTTTTTCAAAATGTTTCGCCTCCTGAAAATTTAGTTAATATCGGATGATGAAGATTCGTTAAACAAATGACAAGCGACATAATGTCCCGGTTCATCCTCTTTCCATTCGGGCTGTACCGATCTGCATATATCCATCGCTTTCGGACAGCGTGTATGGAAAGCGCAGCCTTTCGGTGGATCGGCGGGACTCGGCACATCTCCTTCAAGAATGGTTCGATTGGATTCGTGATCCGGGTCGGGGATCGGAACGGCCGACAACAACGCCTGCGTATAAGGGTGTTTCGGATGATCATACAGCTTTTCACTGTCCGCCATTTCGACGAGCCTGCCAAGATACATGACACCAACCCTGTCGCTGATGTGCCTGACGACTCCAAGATCATGCGCGATAAAAATATAAGTAAGATCAAATTCTGATTGCAAATCTTTCAACAAATTAAGAACTTGCGATTGTATCGACACGTCAAGCGCCGAAACCGGTTCGTCGGCGATGATGAGTTTCGGTCTCACCGCCAAAGCGCGCGCGATGCCAATACGCTGACGTTGCCCTCCGCTGAACTGGTGAGGATACCGTTTTGCGTGGTAACTGCTCAACCCTACTGTTTCAAGCAGCTCAACGACTTTCTTCTTGCGTTCTTTTGCATTCCCGATTCCGTGGACCTTCAACGGTTCTTCAATGATTTTCTCAACCGTATGGCGCGGATTTAACGACGCGAACGGGTCCTGGAAAACCATTTGAATGTCCCGGCGGATTTTCCTCATTTGCTCTTTCGACAAATCCGTCAACGACACTTCGTTAAAAACGATTGAACCGTCGCTCGGTTCGATTAGCCTCAGCAACATTCTGCCGGTTGTCGATTTCCCGCAGCCGGATTCACCGACGAGTCCAAGCGTTTCCCCTTTTCGCAATGAAAAGGAAACGCCGTCGACCGCTTTCACGTCGCCGATCTTTCGACCGAAGACACCGCCCGTAATCGGAAAATATTTCTTCAGATCGTCAACTTTCAACAGCGTCTCGCTCATTTGTCGGCTCCTTTCTCTCTTCGTGAAGGAAACAACGCACCTTATGCCCGTCTTCAGTCGTGAGCAGCTCGGGGTCCTTATCTCTGCACCGGTCGAAGGCGTATTCACATCTCGGCGCGAAATGACATCCTTGTTTCAAAGTTCCGGGCTTTGGAACGTTGCCGGGAATCGAATACAGTCGGTCACGCCTGTCTCGCATGTCGGGTACCGAGCGAATAAGCCCTTCCGTGTACGGGTGCTGCGGGTTTTTGAAAATCGTCGCGGTCGTGCCTTCTTCGACGATTTTTCCGGAATACATGACAACAATGCGGTCGCACACTTCTGCGACCACTCCGAGATCATGTGTAATCAACACAATCGAAGTATCCATTTCCCGGTTCAGACGCTTCATTAAATCGAGAATTTGCGCCTGAATCGTTACGTCCAAAGCGGTCGTCGGTTCGTCCGCAATAAGCACTTCGGGTTCGCAAGCCATCGCCATTGCAATCATGACTCGCTGACGCATCCCGCCGGATAGTTGATGCGGATATTCGTCGACAAGCTGTTCCGCCCGCGGCATGCCGACCAATTTTAAAATATCGACGGCTTTCTTTCTCGCTTCCTTTTTTGAAACCTTCTTATGTAGCCGAATTCCTTCGATCAACTGATCGCCGATGGTAAACACCGGATTCAACGAAGTCATCGGCTCCTGAAAGATCATCGCGATTTCGTTGCCGCGGATTTGTCGCATTCGCCGTTCGGAGGCTTTCGTCAAATCTTCGCCCTTGAACAGGATTTCGCCGCCGACGATCTTACCTGGAGGCGATGGGACGAGTCCCATGATCGACAACGACGTCACACTCTTCCCGCAGCCCGATTCTCCGACTATTCCGAGAATTTCGCCTGGCTTCACGTAAAAATCAATATTATTGACGGCGGGAATCTCCCCGTCATCCGTGAAAAACGATGTTCGAAGACCTTTCACATCGAGAACCGAATCGGTCATTCTGTCACCCCTTTCCCAAGTTGTAATGATCTCTGATGCGGGCAGGCAGGCATATTCACACAACTACCAATTTTATGCCTGTTTTATATTATTACATTGTTTTTACGCATTGACAATAACTAAAATTTACAACTGGGACAATAAAGATAATATTAATACAATTGCGCGAACAAAAAAAGTGAGGACGCCCTCACTTTTCCAATTAGATGTCGAGTTGTTGCACTTGAAACAACTGATAATAACTCCCTTTACGGCTCATTAATTTTTGATGAGTTCCGATTTCGGTTATTTGCCCGTTTTCGATCACGACGATGCGATCGGCATGCGTTATCGTGGACAGTCGATGTGCGACAATGAAAGTCGTTCGGTTTCTCGCCAAATCTTCAAGCGCTTCCTGAATCAAATGCTCGCTTTCCAAATCGAGGGCAGACGTCGCTTCGTCCAGAATGAGGATCGGCGGATTTTTCAAAAACACCCGGGCAATCGCTACTCGTTGTTTTTGACCACCCGATAATTTAACGCCGCGTTCGCCGACTTTCGTTTCATAGCCGTTCGGTAATTTCATGATAAATTCGTGTGCATTCGCCGCTTTCGCTGCTTTCATAACGTCTTCGTCGGTCGCGTTTGGATTTCCCATTTTGATGTTGTCTTTCACTGTTTCACTGAACAAGATATTATCTTGCAGCACGATCCCAATTTTGTCACGAAGACTGCGCACTTTCAACAAACGCAAATCGTGGCCGTCGAGCAGAATCCTCCCCCCGGTGACGTCGTAAAAGCGGGGTATTAAATTCACGAGCGAAGTTTTCCCCCCGCCGCTCATGCCGACAAGGGCAATTGTTTCCCCCGCACGAACGTTGAGCGAAACGTCTTTCAGAACTTCGTTTTCCTCGTCATTGTACTTGAAAGAGACATGATCAAAAGTAACGTCACCCTTCACAAAATCTAGCGATTTCGCGCTTTTTGCGTCTTTGATATCGTAACGAACGTCGGAAAATTCAAAAATCCGATCCATCGAGGCCAACGACTGCATGAGAGCGGTCGAAGATGTCATGATCCGCCTCAGCGGACTGTAAACCCTTTCCATATACCCAAAAAAAGCCACCATTGTGCCGATCGTCAAGTCACCGGTCAACACAAAATAAGCTGAAATTGAAATGACGACGAGCGGAGCGAGGTCGGTAATCGTATTCACGGACGCATGCGTTTTTGCATTCCACGACGTTTGTACAAGCGCTTTGTCTAAAAAGTTGCCATTCCTTTTGTCAAATTGCGTCTGCTCGAAATCTTCGAGAGCAAAACTGCGAATGACGTTCATGCCTTCCACCCGTTCATGAAGATGTCCTTGCACTTCAGCGAGCGCTTGAGAGCGATCCCGCGTCAACTTTCGCAAACGTCCGAAAAAATATTTCACGGAGATGCCATATAACGGGAATAAAATAACGGCGGCAACCGTAAGCCAAACATTCATGAACAGCATGATCACGATGGCGATCGAAATCGTGAACAAGTCGAGCCAGATGTTCATCAATCCGGTCATTACGAAAGTTTTCGTTTGTTCCACGTCATTAATGACCCGTGAAATGACTTCGCCTACCTTCGTATTTGAGTAATATTTTAAGCTGAGTCGTTGGATATGGTCGAATAAATGCCGGCGAATGTCGTATAAGATTTTGTTGCCGGTCCATTGGGCATAATATTGCCGATAATATTCGATCGGCGGCCGCAGAACGACAAACACAAAAAAAGCGCCGCCCATCAACCAAAACAATCGGGTGAGCTTCGCGTGTTTTGTCAACTGATCCGCAGTAATGATGTCGTCAACGACATATTTTAAAATCAGCGGCAACATCAACGGAATGCCGAATTTCAAAATACCGAAAGCCATGGTAATCACGATTTGCTTCGTATACGGTCTTACAAATGTCATGTAACGTTTAATGCTTTCCATGCCGAGCCTCCTTGATGAAAACGAACCATCTTAGTGCGTGCCATTATGTTCGTTGTTGCAAAAATCGCTCATACCATTTCTCGACGAACTCCGCCTGAAAGGGGCCTTTGCGCCCGTGAATCCACGAAATCAGTTCATTGACGTGCGAGCGTAAGATGCGGTCGAGTTTCAACGGATAGTTCATCTTTTTTCGGTGAAGCGAATATTCATCTTCATCGAGCAGTTTGAATGTAAAATCGGGAAACACCTTCACGTCGAGGTCATAATCAATGTATTTCAAGGCTTCTTCATCCCAGGTGAACGGCGACCCGAGATTGCAATAATAGTGGGTTCCCGTTTCCCTAATCATGCAAATAATGTTGAACCATTTATGAGCACTGAAATAAACAATCGCGGGTTCCCTCGTTCGCCACATGCGGCCGTCAGCTTCGGTCACGAGGATTCGGTCGTTTCCTCCAATGACCGTTGAAGGCGTTCCCTTCAAAACAACCGTTTCTTCCCAAGTGCGATGAAGCGTTCCGTCATGTTTGTAGCTTTGAATTTCAATTCTGTCTCCCTTATGCGGAAACGCCATTGGCTCACCCCGATTCAGTCTTGTTTTATTATAACGCTTTGCCGGACAAAATTTAAAAGAAATGATTGCAATGGAAAAAGAACTCCCTGCCGATGCAGGGAGCTGTGGTATCGGTGATTCTTAAGATCTGCGTTGCTGCTCGTTTTGGCGAGACATCTGGTTTTGGCGTCTCACTTGCTGCGCATCCGTTTCCGTCGAAAATTCGGTTGTGCCGTATTCACGATTTACGGACATGCGGTTCGGATTTTGCTGAGCCTGTTGCTGTGAACGGGCATTTTGCGCACGAACCTGCTGAGCATTCGTTGCAGATTGGTTTTGTTGTTGACGGTTAGCCATCAATAATCACCTCCACAACTTTAATTTGCTCCGTTTGATCAAGGATTATGTACCTCGAAATACAGGTGTGCATGACGGCCGCAGCGAGGATTGAATGCCGCCAGGCAATGCGGGCAAACATAACCGCAGCCTTGATATTCAGCAATCGTCAAGCGGTGTCCGCAGCTTCCGCACAACACTGCTTTTTCCGAATCGGAACCGCTTGGCCAACGTTCCGCTCGGTGATCCGCACATGCCTCATGACATTCGTAGCACGGATAAAACGTACGACAACATGGAAATTTGATCGCAATGATGTCCTTTTCTGTATCATAATGCTCGCATCTAGTAAAGGCGTCGATGACTTTGCCTTTGACCTCAATCCCATGAATGTTCACGGCAATCCCCCGATCCGATATATTAAAAATTCGACCTCGATTGGCCGCCGTCGACGTTAATCGTTGCTCCGCTCACCCACGATGCCTTTTCGAAAGCAAGAAATTCAACAACGTCGGCAACTCCTTCCGGCCGTCCGAACCTTCCTCCAGGAATTTCATCCCGCACGAATTGCTTAATTTTCTCAAGTCGTTTCTATCAATTCCTGGTTGCATGAAGAATCGCTCCAGGAGCAATGCTTCCCGCACCCTTCGCTTTCATCACTCCCGCGGCACTCCTGGCGAAATCAACGGAACTGTAAAAGTTCAGTTCCATCGTTTCCTTGTAAACCGGAACGTCTATTCCGTGCTTCGATCCCTCTCGATCCTCCTGTGACGAGCACGCATTTTTTCGCAAGCCCCATGTCCATCGATTCACCTCTCCGTGATCATGCGAATAATTTTTTGATGCGATACTGGAAACGGGTATTTCTCTAACATTGAACTTCCGCAAAAGAGATGTCCCTCTTGTTGAACGGTTCCCTCCACGGTGCCCCGATAAACGGACATTTCCCATTTCAAATGCGAAAAAACGTGTTGAATGTTTCGCAAACGGTCATGAAGTTCAACTTTCAATTCATACATCTCGCACATCTTTTGCGCCAATTGGGCTTTTTTGTTCAAAGCGGTATCGACTTTGAACGCCGGAAATTCCCACATGCCCCCGAGCAACCCGGTTTCCGGCCGCCGCCGAATGAGCCATTCCCCGTTTTCGTTCTGAACCGCGGCAACGGCAATCGTTTCAACTTTCGGCGCTTTGCTCTTGCTTTTCACAGGAAGTTCCGCCTGACGATTTTCCTGAAAAGCTTGGCAATGCTGGCGAACCGGGCAAAGTAAACATTTCGGCGACTTCGGGGTACAAACGGTAGCCCCCAGTTCCATCAATCCTTGATTAAAAGCGGATGGATCGTCTTCAGGAATGATCGCTTTCACGACCTGCTCGAAGTACTTTCTCGTCTTTTGCTTCGCAATGTCATCCTCGACAAGCAACACCCGGGACAACACGCGCATGACATTGCCGTCGACAGCAGGCTCGGGCTTTCCAAAAGCTATGCTTAGAATCGCTCCGGCGGTATATGGTCCGATTCCTTTTATCGCCGAAATTTCATCCGCCTGATCGGGTACGCGAGAACCGTATTTGGCATGAACCTCTCTTACGCCGGCGTGTAAATTTCGCGCACGCGAATAGTATCCGAGCCCTTCCCAATGTTTGAGCACTTCTTCTTGATCGGCGTTGGCGAGTGATTCGATTGTCGGAAAACGAGTAATAAAACGGCGAAAATAGGGAATAACGGTATCAACCCGCGTTTGTTG from Bacillales bacterium encodes:
- a CDS encoding ABC transporter substrate-binding protein codes for the protein MALSLVLAGCGGSDQSGDSSSEGNNNSGSGSGDGGSTQDVLVFGRGSDSVTLDPAKATDGESFMVTKNIFETLVNFNYDKQNTEIVDTGLAKDWKISEDGLTYTFHLKKGIKFQDGTDFNADAVVFNFKRWKNGEGKFAYYPSMFGGYKDKSVIANVEAVDDYTVKFTLKRPLAPFLKDLAMSPFAIASPKAVEKWGEDFGKHPVGTGPFKFVEWKPNNTITIKKNENYWKDGYPKLNTVIYKVISDNHARLTALQNGEIDLMEGLNPNEIQTVENDKDLQVFLRPSMNIGYLGMTVTRKPFDNKKVRLAMNYAINKKEIVEAFYSEKAKVAVSPLPPVFEAFNGDLKPYTYDPEKAKQLLKEAGYPDGFKMELWAMPVPRPYMPDGKKIAVAIQSDLKKVGIDAKIVSYDWATYLEKAQKGEADAFLLGWTSDNGDADNVLYTLLSSDSIGGNNFTRYSNKQLDELLVEAQKTTDQQKRIQLYKQAQEIIHKNPPWVPIVHSTPALAGKASLKNFKPHPTGSDRLSFVYFE
- a CDS encoding dipeptide ABC transporter ATP-binding protein encodes the protein MSETLLKVDDLKKYFPITGGVFGRKIGDVKAVDGVSFSLRKGETLGLVGESGCGKSTTGRMLLRLIEPSDGSIVFNEVSLTDLSKEQMRKIRRDIQMVFQDPFASLNPRHTVEKIIEEPLKVHGIGNAKERKKKVVELLETVGLSSYHAKRYPHQFSGGQRQRIGIARALAVRPKLIIADEPVSALDVSIQSQVLNLLKDLQSEFDLTYIFIAHDLGVVRHISDRVGVMYLGRLVEMADSEKLYDHPKHPYTQALLSAVPIPDPDHESNRTILEGDVPSPADPPKGCAFHTRCPKAMDICRSVQPEWKEDEPGHYVACHLFNESSSSDIN
- a CDS encoding ABC transporter ATP-binding protein codes for the protein MTDSVLDVKGLRTSFFTDDGEIPAVNNIDFYVKPGEILGIVGESGCGKSVTSLSIMGLVPSPPGKIVGGEILFKGEDLTKASERRMRQIRGNEIAMIFQEPMTSLNPVFTIGDQLIEGIRLHKKVSKKEARKKAVDILKLVGMPRAEQLVDEYPHQLSGGMRQRVMIAMAMACEPEVLIADEPTTALDVTIQAQILDLMKRLNREMDTSIVLITHDLGVVAEVCDRIVVMYSGKIVEEGTTATIFKNPQHPYTEGLIRSVPDMRDRRDRLYSIPGNVPKPGTLKQGCHFAPRCEYAFDRCRDKDPELLTTEDGHKVRCFLHEERKEPTNERDAVES
- a CDS encoding ABC transporter ATP-binding protein, producing MESIKRYMTFVRPYTKQIVITMAFGILKFGIPLMLPLILKYVVDDIITADQLTKHAKLTRLFWLMGGAFFVFVVLRPPIEYYRQYYAQWTGNKILYDIRRHLFDHIQRLSLKYYSNTKVGEVISRVINDVEQTKTFVMTGLMNIWLDLFTISIAIVIMLFMNVWLTVAAVILFPLYGISVKYFFGRLRKLTRDRSQALAEVQGHLHERVEGMNVIRSFALEDFEQTQFDKRNGNFLDKALVQTSWNAKTHASVNTITDLAPLVVISISAYFVLTGDLTIGTMVAFFGYMERVYSPLRRIMTSSTALMQSLASMDRIFEFSDVRYDIKDAKSAKSLDFVKGDVTFDHVSFKYNDEENEVLKDVSLNVRAGETIALVGMSGGGKTSLVNLIPRFYDVTGGRILLDGHDLRLLKVRSLRDKIGIVLQDNILFSETVKDNIKMGNPNATDEDVMKAAKAANAHEFIMKLPNGYETKVGERGVKLSGGQKQRVAIARVFLKNPPILILDEATSALDLESEHLIQEALEDLARNRTTFIVAHRLSTITHADRIVVIENGQITEIGTHQKLMSRKGSYYQLFQVQQLDI
- a CDS encoding DUF402 domain-containing protein → MAFPHKGDRIEIQSYKHDGTLHRTWEETVVLKGTPSTVIGGNDRILVTEADGRMWRTREPAIVYFSAHKWFNIICMIRETGTHYYCNLGSPFTWDEEALKYIDYDLDVKVFPDFTFKLLDEDEYSLHRKKMNYPLKLDRILRSHVNELISWIHGRKGPFQAEFVEKWYERFLQQRT
- a CDS encoding gamma-type small acid-soluble spore protein gives rise to the protein MANRQQQNQSATNAQQVRAQNARSQQQAQQNPNRMSVNREYGTTEFSTETDAQQVRRQNQMSRQNEQQRRS
- a CDS encoding CHY zinc finger protein is translated as MNIHGIEVKGKVIDAFTRCEHYDTEKDIIAIKFPCCRTFYPCYECHEACADHRAERWPSGSDSEKAVLCGSCGHRLTIAEYQGCGYVCPHCLAAFNPRCGRHAHLYFEVHNP
- a CDS encoding SDR family oxidoreductase; the encoded protein is MKQFVRDEIPGGRFGRPEGVADVVEFLAFEKASWVSGATINVDGGQSRSNF
- the mutY gene encoding A/G-specific adenine glycosylase: MNKKGFDTIEKNKFAQRLTSWFDQQQRPLPWREDRDPYKIWVSEIMLQQTRVDTVIPYFRRFITRFPTIESLANADQEEVLKHWEGLGYYSRARNLHAGVREVHAKYGSRVPDQADEISAIKGIGPYTAGAILSIAFGKPEPAVDGNVMRVLSRVLLVEDDIAKQKTRKYFEQVVKAIIPEDDPSAFNQGLMELGATVCTPKSPKCLLCPVRQHCQAFQENRQAELPVKSKSKAPKVETIAVAAVQNENGEWLIRRRPETGLLGGMWEFPAFKVDTALNKKAQLAQKMCEMYELKVELHDRLRNIQHVFSHLKWEMSVYRGTVEGTVQQEGHLFCGSSMLEKYPFPVSHQKIIRMITER